One Streptomyces sp. NBC_00554 DNA segment encodes these proteins:
- a CDS encoding cytochrome P450, with product MTAAPVPLSGPRFQTEPAELYREMRRDHGSVVPVVLDGDVPAWLVLGYRELHQVTGDPVLFSRDSDLWSQWPNIPDDWPLLPMIGRKQPSILYTVGERHRERAAMISDALEAVDPFELRGHAEKFADELIDAVCAKGETDLVEDYAALLPVRVLATLFGFSDEQGPGLVTALNDMINGREGALAGQQHLATSMGQLLADRKAAPANDVVSRMLADTSGFTDEEIAQDLMVMMAAGHQPTADWIGNSLRLMLTDDRFAASLFGGRHSVAEAMNEVLWEDTPSQNIAGRWTSRDTQLGGRRIRSGDLLILGLQGANSDPQVRTDGSALTGGNNAHFSFGHGEHRCPFPAQEVAEVIARTGIEVVLDRLPDIDLAVTAESLTRRPSPWLRGLTELPVRFTPTPALGGTPA from the coding sequence GTGACCGCCGCCCCCGTGCCCCTCAGCGGGCCCAGGTTCCAGACCGAACCCGCCGAGCTGTACCGGGAGATGCGGCGCGACCACGGGTCCGTGGTGCCGGTCGTGCTCGACGGTGACGTACCGGCGTGGCTGGTGCTCGGCTACCGCGAACTGCACCAGGTCACCGGCGATCCCGTGCTGTTCAGCCGGGACTCCGACCTGTGGAGCCAGTGGCCGAACATCCCGGACGACTGGCCGCTCCTTCCGATGATCGGCCGCAAGCAGCCCTCCATCCTCTACACGGTCGGCGAACGCCACCGCGAGCGCGCCGCGATGATCAGCGACGCCCTCGAAGCCGTCGACCCCTTCGAACTGCGCGGCCACGCCGAGAAGTTCGCCGACGAGCTCATCGACGCGGTGTGCGCCAAGGGCGAGACGGACCTCGTCGAGGACTACGCGGCGCTGCTGCCGGTCCGCGTCCTCGCGACTCTCTTCGGCTTCTCGGACGAGCAGGGTCCCGGTCTGGTCACCGCCCTCAACGACATGATCAACGGTCGGGAGGGGGCGCTCGCGGGGCAGCAGCATCTGGCCACGTCCATGGGGCAGTTGCTCGCCGACCGGAAGGCGGCGCCCGCGAACGACGTCGTGTCCCGCATGCTCGCGGACACTTCCGGGTTCACGGACGAGGAGATCGCCCAGGACCTGATGGTCATGATGGCCGCGGGCCACCAGCCGACCGCCGACTGGATCGGCAACTCGCTGCGCCTGATGCTCACCGACGACCGTTTCGCGGCCTCGCTGTTCGGCGGCCGGCACAGCGTCGCCGAGGCCATGAACGAGGTCCTGTGGGAGGACACCCCCTCCCAGAACATCGCAGGGCGCTGGACCTCCCGCGACACCCAGCTCGGCGGCCGCCGCATCCGCTCCGGCGACCTGCTCATCCTCGGTCTGCAGGGCGCCAACTCCGACCCCCAGGTGCGGACCGACGGCTCCGCCCTCACCGGCGGCAACAACGCCCACTTCTCCTTCGGCCACGGTGAACACCGCTGCCCGTTCCCGGCTCAGGAGGTCGCGGAGGTCATCGCGCGGACCGGGATCGAGGTCGTACTGGACCGGCTGCCGGACATCGACCTCGCCGTGACCGCCGAGTCGCTGACCCGGCGGCCCTCCCCGTGGCTGCGGGGGCTGACCGAACTGCCTGTGAGATTCACCCCGACTCCGGCCCTGGGAGGCACGCCCGCATGA
- a CDS encoding ATP/GTP-binding protein, whose amino-acid sequence MDSVTSDAGTPPSLPSPSSSPSDARTPLAASADNGLKIVVVGGFGVGKTTLVRSVSEIRPLNTEETMTQAGEAIDDISEVRGKSATTVAFDFGRITLDARNVLYLFGAPGQERFWFLWDRLFSGTLGAVVLVDTRRIDDSWYAIDRLEHHGMPFIVACNDFGGPAHTPAQIREALDLDPHIPLLDCDARSRESGKRVLITLIEHLQSLYAAGSAPGAVGENPLKSPELAL is encoded by the coding sequence TTGGACTCCGTAACCTCTGACGCCGGTACGCCGCCATCGCTGCCATCGCCGTCGTCGTCGCCTTCTGACGCCCGTACGCCCCTCGCGGCGTCGGCGGACAACGGCCTCAAGATCGTCGTTGTCGGCGGTTTCGGCGTCGGCAAGACGACGCTGGTCCGCTCCGTGAGCGAGATACGTCCCCTCAACACCGAGGAGACGATGACGCAGGCGGGCGAGGCGATCGACGACATCAGCGAGGTGCGCGGCAAGTCCGCGACCACCGTCGCCTTCGACTTCGGGCGCATCACACTCGATGCCCGCAATGTGCTGTACCTGTTCGGCGCGCCGGGGCAGGAGCGGTTCTGGTTCCTCTGGGACCGCCTGTTCTCCGGCACGCTCGGCGCGGTCGTGCTCGTGGACACGCGGCGCATCGACGACTCCTGGTACGCCATCGACCGCCTGGAACACCACGGCATGCCGTTCATCGTGGCCTGCAACGACTTCGGCGGCCCCGCGCACACCCCCGCCCAGATCCGCGAGGCCCTCGACCTCGACCCGCACATCCCGCTGCTCGACTGCGACGCCCGCTCGCGGGAGTCCGGCAAGCGGGTGCTGATCACGCTGATCGAGCACCTGCAGAGTCTGTACGCCGCCGGCAGCGCACCCGGAGCCGTCGGCGAAAACCCCCTCAAATCACCGGAGTTGGCCCTGTGA
- a CDS encoding DUF742 domain-containing protein translates to MSRPGRDDAPDRLYTLTGGRSRSGPDAPFDLVTLVVAECDPVAGMQSEHAAILRFAQRPTAVVELAAELRLPVSITKILLSDLLAAGRVSARHPHTAVPSGLPDPDILEQVLVGLRNL, encoded by the coding sequence ATGAGCCGTCCCGGCAGGGACGACGCGCCCGACAGGCTGTACACCCTCACGGGAGGGCGCAGCCGGTCCGGTCCCGACGCCCCGTTCGACCTGGTGACGCTGGTGGTCGCCGAGTGCGATCCGGTGGCGGGCATGCAGTCGGAGCACGCCGCGATCCTGCGGTTCGCCCAGCGGCCCACGGCGGTCGTCGAGCTCGCGGCCGAACTGCGGCTGCCGGTGAGCATCACGAAGATCCTGCTCTCCGACCTGCTCGCCGCGGGCCGCGTCAGCGCCCGTCACCCGCACACCGCTGTTCCTTCCGGCCTCCCCGATCCCGACATCCTGGAGCAGGTGCTCGTTGGACTCCGTAACCTCTGA
- a CDS encoding roadblock/LC7 domain-containing protein, producing MTGTTTADEKLSWLIEGLLERTPGARHALVLSRDGLKLCRTPELSVDQADQLAAIAAGIQSLSHGASVEFGDGSGGVRSAMAEFYGGVLFIVEAGDGAHLAVVTTEDADAGLVGHNMTELVEQLGEHLNAQPRSS from the coding sequence ATGACGGGCACCACCACCGCCGACGAGAAGCTCTCCTGGCTCATCGAGGGCCTCCTTGAGCGCACCCCGGGCGCGCGGCACGCGCTCGTACTCTCCCGCGACGGCCTGAAGCTGTGCCGCACCCCGGAACTCTCGGTCGACCAGGCCGACCAGCTCGCCGCGATCGCCGCCGGCATCCAGTCGCTCTCCCACGGGGCGTCCGTGGAGTTCGGCGACGGCAGCGGAGGCGTACGGTCCGCGATGGCCGAGTTCTACGGCGGAGTCCTGTTCATCGTCGAGGCGGGCGACGGCGCCCACCTGGCGGTGGTCACGACCGAGGACGCGGACGCCGGTCTGGTCGGGCACAACATGACCGAACTGGTGGAACAACTGGGCGAGCACCTGAACGCGCAGCCTCGTTCGTCATGA
- a CDS encoding ATP-binding protein, whose translation MTAPIPSGERPTLRAVAPAPLITAVLAALAVAEAAYLAPGSVRVPLAWGAGAAAVLLCAAVAVAAYSVQTSKLVRRRLDAVTQDAGRLLQERARLTEEFNQEQARLTGDVARERARLAEASALEHVRLTESAAQERARLTEEFATERQHLTEEMDRLTKEHARQAERARQAIGDRAAALASTANAAGRMQALSTGMLADLRAMEERHSDEEVLADLLHLDHRTAQAGRLADSVAVLSGARSGRRWARPIVMESILRGAMGRIGGYQRVRVHSASEAAVAGHAAEGVMHAIAELLDNAANFSPPTAEVHVYVEEVPAGVIVSVEDSGLVMGDVQLRRAERAVSGDSVELGGLTGTRLGLAVVGRLARKHGLKVSFRPSARGGTGVLMLIPQDLLTLPNLPTLPAVPLPAESEPELTETKLAETGLDETVPVPEVSYAAARAADDLDPDPVPTHDSPRHEADSPSTGGLPKRRRGRTLAHAERSRAHVTGQAADAEPRTPAPGTPDRAKARADRFSSFRQAVRATAADTDTPTATDATDATDATDATDATDATDDDKAVEDTAAAVSSSPHSHSHPEGHTTP comes from the coding sequence ATGACCGCGCCCATCCCCTCCGGCGAACGACCCACGCTCCGAGCCGTCGCGCCCGCTCCCCTGATCACCGCCGTCCTGGCCGCACTCGCAGTCGCCGAAGCGGCCTACCTGGCGCCCGGCTCGGTACGCGTCCCCCTCGCCTGGGGCGCGGGCGCCGCCGCCGTATTGCTGTGCGCGGCCGTCGCGGTGGCCGCGTACTCCGTACAGACCTCGAAGCTGGTACGCCGCCGGCTCGACGCCGTCACCCAGGACGCCGGACGGCTCCTCCAGGAACGGGCCCGGCTGACCGAGGAGTTCAACCAGGAGCAGGCCCGGCTGACCGGCGACGTCGCCCGTGAGCGGGCGCGACTGGCCGAGGCTTCGGCCCTGGAACACGTACGGCTCACCGAGTCCGCGGCCCAGGAACGCGCGCGCCTCACCGAGGAGTTCGCGACCGAGCGGCAGCATCTCACCGAGGAAATGGACCGCCTCACCAAGGAGCACGCCCGGCAGGCCGAGCGCGCCCGGCAGGCCATCGGTGACCGCGCCGCCGCGCTCGCGTCGACCGCCAACGCGGCGGGCCGGATGCAGGCGCTGTCCACCGGCATGCTCGCCGACCTGCGCGCCATGGAGGAGCGGCACTCCGACGAGGAGGTCCTCGCCGACCTGCTGCACCTCGACCACCGCACCGCGCAGGCGGGCCGCCTCGCCGACTCCGTCGCCGTCCTCTCCGGCGCGCGCTCCGGCCGCCGCTGGGCGCGGCCCATCGTCATGGAGTCGATCCTGCGCGGCGCGATGGGCCGCATCGGCGGCTACCAGCGCGTCCGCGTCCACTCAGCCAGCGAGGCCGCCGTCGCCGGGCACGCCGCCGAGGGCGTGATGCACGCAATCGCCGAACTCCTCGACAACGCCGCGAACTTCTCGCCGCCGACCGCCGAAGTGCATGTGTACGTCGAGGAGGTCCCGGCCGGAGTCATCGTCTCCGTCGAGGACAGCGGCCTGGTCATGGGCGACGTCCAGCTGCGCCGCGCCGAGCGTGCCGTGTCCGGTGACAGTGTCGAACTGGGCGGGCTCACCGGCACCCGGCTCGGCCTCGCGGTGGTCGGCCGGCTCGCCCGCAAGCACGGCCTGAAGGTGTCCTTCCGGCCCTCCGCGCGCGGCGGCACGGGCGTCCTGATGCTCATCCCCCAGGACCTCCTCACCCTGCCGAATCTCCCGACCCTCCCGGCCGTCCCACTGCCCGCGGAGTCCGAGCCCGAGCTCACCGAGACCAAGCTCGCCGAGACCGGACTCGACGAGACCGTGCCGGTACCCGAGGTGTCGTACGCCGCCGCCCGCGCCGCCGACGACCTCGACCCGGACCCCGTACCCACCCACGACTCGCCCCGGCACGAGGCGGACTCCCCGTCGACGGGCGGCCTCCCCAAGCGCCGCCGCGGCCGCACCCTGGCGCACGCCGAACGCAGCCGCGCGCACGTCACCGGCCAGGCGGCCGACGCGGAACCCCGCACCCCCGCTCCCGGAACCCCGGACCGAGCCAAGGCCAGGGCCGACCGCTTCAGCAGCTTCCGCCAGGCGGTACGCGCCACGGCGGCCGACACCGACACCCCCACAGCCACTGACGCCACTGACGCCACTGACGCCACTGACGCCACTGACGCCACTGACGCCACTGACGACGACAAAGCCGTAGAGGACACGGCCGCCGCCGTGTCCTCGTCCCCGCACTCCCACTCGCACCCGGAAGGCCACACCACCCCATGA
- a CDS encoding FAD-linked oxidase C-terminal domain-containing protein encodes MTDLGALRAGLRKAVRGEVAFDATARALNTMDASNYRRVPLGVVSPRDADDVAAALSVCREHGVPVVPRGGGTSIAGQATGTGVVLDFTRHMNRIVSLDPGARTAVVQPGVVLDRLQDAAAPHGLRFGPDPSTHSRCTLGGMIGNNSCGSHSVAWGTTADSVRELSVVTGDGAAVRLGQDWAGAPDGLRTLVEGELARLRTGFPDLPRRISGYALDALLPEKGADVARSFCGSEGTLGVLTEAVVRLVEAPRARALAVLAYPDESAAAEAAAGLLPHGPLTVEGMAADLVRADAGLPRGGAWLFVETGGADAGEARARADAIVRAADVVDSLVVTDPAGMRALWRLREDASGTATRMPDGSEAWPGWEDCAVPPARLGPYLRDFRTLLTAHGLRGTPYGHFGDGCIHVRIDFDLMTGDGIGRFRRFSEELAEVVVSHGGSLSGEHGDGQARAELLPKMYGDEMVALFERVKGIWDPDDLLNPGMLVRPHRLDENLRFAVLPREPVDVAFGYPADGWDFSAAVRRCVGVAKCRTPVGGSGASGDVMCPSFRVTGEEEHSTRGRARLLHEMLAGEVVTDGWRSTEVRDALDLCLSCKGCRSDCPVGVDMATYKAEFLHHHYEGRRRPAAHYAMGWLPLWLGLVARTRTARVVNYLASVRPLAAVAKRLGGIAPERGIPTVARETFSRWWSRRFRARVRGFVRDRKRGVRRPFPGFGAGAGSGGEVVVLWPDTFTEHLSPAVGRAAVDVLEAAGLMVLLPPTKVMRFTPVGAALSNGPIGDGVTNGPIGFGAFLPRRRRRVCCGLTYVSTGQLDRARTVMRRTLDLMEPYLEMGTPVVVLEPSCAAALRTDLPELLHDDPRAARLAAAVTTFAEALERHAPHWTPPRVDRPAVGQTHCHQHAVLGDGADRRLREAAGLTGALAGGCCGLAGNFGFEKGHYEVSAACAEEQLLPAVREAADGAVVLADGFSCRTQLDQLAGSRGRHLAEVLAEGLEGWDGG; translated from the coding sequence ATGACTGATCTCGGGGCACTGCGGGCGGGGTTGCGGAAGGCCGTGCGCGGCGAGGTCGCCTTCGACGCGACCGCGCGGGCGCTGAACACCATGGACGCCTCCAACTACCGGCGCGTCCCGCTCGGCGTCGTGTCCCCGCGCGACGCCGACGACGTGGCGGCCGCCCTCTCCGTGTGCCGCGAGCACGGTGTGCCGGTCGTGCCGCGCGGCGGCGGCACCTCGATCGCCGGGCAGGCGACGGGGACAGGGGTCGTGCTGGACTTCACGCGTCACATGAACCGGATCGTGTCGCTCGACCCCGGAGCGCGTACGGCTGTGGTGCAGCCCGGTGTCGTACTGGACCGTCTCCAGGACGCCGCCGCCCCGCACGGCCTGCGCTTCGGCCCTGACCCCTCGACCCACAGCCGCTGCACCCTCGGCGGGATGATCGGCAACAACTCCTGCGGCTCGCACTCGGTCGCCTGGGGTACGACGGCGGACAGCGTGCGGGAGCTGTCGGTGGTCACGGGTGATGGGGCCGCCGTGCGGCTGGGGCAGGACTGGGCGGGCGCCCCTGACGGTCTCCGGACCCTGGTGGAAGGCGAGTTGGCGCGTCTGCGGACCGGCTTCCCCGATCTTCCCCGCCGTATTTCCGGCTACGCGCTGGATGCCCTCCTGCCCGAGAAGGGCGCGGATGTCGCCCGGTCGTTCTGCGGCTCCGAGGGCACGTTGGGGGTGCTGACCGAGGCGGTCGTACGACTGGTCGAGGCGCCCCGCGCGCGGGCGCTGGCCGTGCTGGCGTACCCGGACGAGAGCGCCGCGGCGGAGGCGGCCGCCGGGCTGCTGCCGCACGGGCCGCTGACGGTGGAGGGGATGGCCGCCGATCTCGTACGCGCCGACGCAGGGCTGCCGCGGGGCGGGGCCTGGCTCTTCGTGGAGACCGGCGGAGCGGACGCGGGGGAGGCACGCGCGCGTGCCGACGCGATCGTGCGGGCCGCCGACGTCGTCGACTCCCTCGTGGTCACCGACCCGGCCGGGATGCGCGCGCTGTGGCGGCTGCGCGAGGACGCCAGCGGTACGGCGACGCGGATGCCGGACGGCAGCGAGGCCTGGCCCGGCTGGGAGGACTGCGCGGTGCCGCCGGCCCGGCTCGGGCCGTATCTCCGTGACTTCCGGACCCTGTTGACGGCCCACGGGCTGCGCGGCACACCGTACGGGCACTTCGGCGACGGCTGCATCCACGTGCGCATCGACTTCGACCTGATGACCGGTGACGGGATCGGTCGGTTCCGGCGCTTCTCGGAAGAGCTCGCGGAGGTCGTCGTGTCCCACGGGGGGTCCCTGTCCGGCGAGCACGGGGACGGGCAGGCGCGGGCGGAGCTTCTGCCGAAGATGTACGGCGACGAGATGGTCGCTCTCTTCGAGCGGGTCAAGGGCATCTGGGACCCGGACGACCTGCTCAACCCCGGGATGCTGGTGCGGCCGCATCGGCTGGACGAGAACCTGCGGTTCGCGGTGTTGCCGAGGGAGCCGGTGGATGTGGCCTTTGGGTATCCGGCGGACGGTTGGGACTTCTCGGCGGCTGTGCGGAGGTGTGTGGGGGTTGCCAAGTGTCGTACGCCTGTCGGGGGTTCGGGGGCTTCAGGGGATGTCATGTGTCCGTCGTTCCGGGTGACCGGTGAGGAGGAGCACTCCACTCGGGGGCGGGCGCGGTTGCTGCACGAGATGCTCGCGGGTGAGGTGGTGACCGACGGGTGGCGGTCTACGGAGGTCCGTGATGCGTTGGACCTCTGCCTCTCCTGCAAGGGGTGCCGGTCCGACTGTCCGGTCGGCGTCGACATGGCCACGTACAAGGCGGAGTTCCTTCACCATCACTACGAAGGGCGGCGGCGGCCGGCTGCCCACTACGCCATGGGGTGGCTGCCGCTGTGGCTCGGGCTTGTCGCCCGGACGCGCACGGCGCGGGTCGTCAACTACCTCGCTTCCGTGCGGCCGTTGGCGGCGGTGGCCAAGAGGCTGGGCGGGATCGCGCCCGAGCGGGGGATTCCGACGGTGGCTCGGGAGACCTTCAGTCGGTGGTGGTCGCGGAGGTTTCGGGCTCGGGTGCGGGGGTTTGTGCGGGATCGGAAGCGGGGGGTTCGGAGGCCGTTTCCGGGGTTCGGGGCCGGGGCCGGCTCTGGTGGAGAGGTCGTCGTCCTGTGGCCGGACACCTTCACCGAGCATCTCTCACCGGCTGTGGGCCGGGCCGCCGTAGACGTCCTGGAGGCGGCGGGGCTGATGGTGCTGCTGCCGCCGACGAAGGTGATGCGGTTCACGCCGGTGGGGGCAGCGCTGTCCAACGGTCCGATCGGGGACGGGGTGACGAACGGGCCCATCGGGTTCGGTGCGTTTCTGCCGCGGCGCCGTCGCCGTGTTTGCTGCGGGCTGACGTACGTCTCGACGGGCCAGCTCGACCGTGCGCGCACCGTGATGCGGCGCACGCTCGACCTTATGGAGCCCTACCTGGAGATGGGCACCCCGGTCGTCGTCCTGGAACCGAGCTGTGCCGCTGCCCTTCGTACCGACCTGCCTGAGTTGCTGCACGACGATCCGCGTGCGGCGCGTCTGGCGGCGGCGGTCACGACGTTTGCGGAGGCCCTGGAACGGCACGCTCCGCACTGGACTCCGCCTCGGGTGGACCGGCCGGCCGTCGGCCAGACCCACTGCCACCAGCACGCGGTTCTCGGCGACGGTGCCGACCGCCGCCTGCGCGAGGCGGCCGGCCTGACTGGGGCGCTCGCGGGCGGTTGTTGTGGCCTTGCCGGCAACTTCGGCTTCGAGAAGGGGCATTACGAGGTCTCGGCGGCCTGCGCCGAGGAGCAACTGCTGCCGGCCGTACGGGAGGCCGCGGACGGCGCGGTGGTTCTGGCGGACGGGTTCTCCTGCCGTACGCAGTTGGACCAGTTGGCGGGGAGTCGGGGGCGGCATTTGGCGGAGGTGCTGGCGGAGGGGCTGGAGGGGTGGGACGGGGGCTGA
- a CDS encoding GNAT family N-acetyltransferase encodes MDVSTGAGGTWALRVAEPADVDVIAELRAAVMRPDLERLGRFDERRVRQRLRDSFSVRYTSVVVVDGAFAGCVTLRPGEEEGAGEGDGEGAGAGDGCQWLEHFYLDPRFQGRGLGSAVLCALLDRVDAERVTVRLNVLRGSAAQRLYRRHGFTVETQDPVDVFMVRPPTNTEEPHV; translated from the coding sequence ATGGACGTGAGCACTGGCGCCGGGGGCACGTGGGCGCTGCGGGTCGCTGAGCCTGCGGATGTTGACGTGATCGCGGAGTTGCGGGCGGCTGTGATGCGGCCGGATCTGGAGAGGCTGGGTCGGTTCGACGAGCGTCGGGTACGGCAGCGGCTGCGGGACTCCTTCTCTGTGCGGTACACGTCGGTCGTCGTGGTCGACGGTGCCTTTGCGGGGTGCGTGACACTGCGACCGGGCGAGGAGGAGGGCGCGGGCGAGGGCGATGGCGAGGGTGCGGGTGCGGGTGATGGTTGTCAGTGGCTGGAGCACTTCTATCTCGACCCCCGGTTCCAGGGGCGTGGGCTTGGGTCGGCGGTTCTGTGCGCTCTGCTGGACCGGGTGGACGCCGAACGCGTGACCGTACGCCTGAACGTGCTGCGCGGTAGTGCTGCCCAGCGTCTCTACCGACGTCATGGTTTCACCGTGGAGACGCAGGACCCGGTCGACGTCTTCATGGTTCGCCCGCCCACCAACACCGAGGAGCCCCACGTATGA
- a CDS encoding lipid II:glycine glycyltransferase FemX, with the protein MSLSLRPITREEHLAFIGSRPSASHMQVPSWGDVKPDWRAESLGWFEEGGGDGRLVGVGLVLMRPLPKVKRYLAYLPEGPVIDWHASDLERWLDPMLAHLKTRGAFSVKMGPPVVVRRWSADAVKAAIADPVARRLGDAAATTYEPRAFELAERLRRMGWQQTEPGGEDGFAAGQPRYVFQVPFAGRSLEEIHQGLNQQWRRNIKKADKAGVKVVRGGYDDLPAFYELYAETAGRDRFIPRPLPYFQRMWTALTAEDPDRMRLYLAHHDGDILAAATMLTVGGHVWYSYGASTSRKREVQPNNAIQWRMMSDAHELGASVYDFRGITDTLDETNHLLGLLRFKVGAGGEAAEYLGEWDFPLNRVLHKALDLYMARRG; encoded by the coding sequence ATGAGTCTGAGTCTGCGTCCGATCACCCGCGAAGAGCATCTGGCGTTCATCGGGAGCCGTCCGTCCGCGAGCCATATGCAGGTGCCTTCATGGGGTGATGTGAAGCCTGACTGGCGGGCGGAGAGTCTGGGCTGGTTCGAAGAGGGTGGAGGGGACGGGCGGCTTGTCGGGGTGGGGCTGGTGTTGATGCGGCCGTTGCCGAAGGTCAAGCGGTACCTCGCCTATCTGCCCGAGGGGCCTGTCATCGACTGGCACGCCTCGGACCTTGAGCGCTGGCTCGATCCGATGCTGGCTCACCTCAAGACGCGGGGTGCGTTCTCGGTGAAGATGGGGCCGCCCGTGGTCGTACGCCGGTGGAGTGCGGACGCGGTCAAGGCGGCGATCGCCGATCCGGTGGCGCGGCGGCTGGGTGACGCGGCGGCGACCACGTACGAGCCGAGGGCCTTCGAGCTCGCGGAACGCCTGCGGCGCATGGGCTGGCAGCAGACCGAGCCGGGTGGTGAGGACGGATTCGCGGCCGGGCAGCCGCGGTACGTGTTCCAGGTGCCGTTCGCCGGGCGGTCGCTCGAGGAGATCCACCAGGGCCTCAACCAGCAGTGGCGGCGCAACATCAAGAAGGCCGACAAAGCCGGCGTGAAGGTGGTGCGGGGCGGTTACGACGACCTGCCCGCCTTCTACGAGCTGTACGCGGAGACGGCCGGACGCGACCGTTTCATCCCGCGCCCCCTGCCCTACTTCCAGCGCATGTGGACCGCGCTGACGGCCGAGGACCCGGACCGTATGCGCCTCTACCTCGCCCACCACGACGGGGACATCCTCGCCGCCGCCACCATGCTGACCGTCGGCGGACACGTCTGGTACTCCTACGGCGCCTCCACCAGCCGCAAGCGCGAGGTCCAGCCGAACAACGCCATCCAGTGGCGCATGATGTCCGACGCCCACGAACTGGGCGCCTCCGTCTACGACTTCCGCGGCATCACCGACACCCTTGACGAGACCAACCACCTCCTCGGCCTCCTCCGGTTCAAGGTCGGCGCGGGCGGCGAGGCCGCCGAGTACCTCGGCGAGTGGGACTTCCCCCTCAATCGCGTCCTCCACAAGGCGCTGGATCTGTACATGGCCCGCCGCGGGTGA
- a CDS encoding DMT family transporter has translation MNLPSAADVATTATEPAVATAAAASTEGSGRWGALGPLGLVLAGGISVQFGGALAVTLMPRVGALGVVALRLAVAAIVLLAVCRPKVRGYSRADWGTIVVFGITMAAMNGLFYQSVDRIPLGTAVTLEVLGPLALSVLASRRAVNLVWAGLALGGVFLLGGGGFSSLDPVGVAFALSAGAMWATYIVFSARTGRRFPQADGLALAMVVAAVVFLPLGIVESGSKLLVPTTIALGAAVAVLSSVLPYTLELLALRRLPASTFAILMSLEPAIAATAGFLVLNQALSLTEASAIALVIAASMGAVRTQVGRGKAKGLGAD, from the coding sequence GTGAACCTCCCCAGCGCCGCTGACGTGGCCACGACGGCGACCGAACCCGCGGTCGCCACAGCCGCAGCCGCTTCCACGGAAGGTTCCGGGCGATGGGGCGCCCTCGGCCCGCTGGGGCTGGTCCTCGCCGGGGGGATCTCGGTGCAGTTCGGCGGCGCGCTGGCCGTGACGTTGATGCCGCGGGTCGGGGCGCTCGGGGTCGTCGCCCTGCGCCTCGCCGTGGCCGCGATCGTGCTGCTCGCGGTCTGCCGGCCCAAGGTGCGCGGATACTCGCGCGCCGACTGGGGCACCATCGTCGTCTTCGGCATCACGATGGCCGCGATGAACGGGCTGTTCTACCAGTCGGTCGACCGCATCCCGCTGGGCACCGCCGTCACCCTCGAGGTGCTCGGCCCGCTCGCGCTCTCCGTCCTCGCCTCCCGCCGCGCCGTGAACCTGGTCTGGGCAGGCCTCGCCCTCGGCGGCGTCTTCCTGCTCGGCGGCGGAGGCTTCAGCAGCCTCGACCCCGTCGGTGTCGCCTTCGCCCTGTCGGCGGGCGCCATGTGGGCCACGTACATCGTCTTCAGCGCTCGTACGGGTCGACGCTTCCCCCAGGCCGACGGCCTCGCGCTCGCCATGGTGGTCGCGGCGGTGGTGTTCCTGCCGCTGGGGATCGTGGAGTCGGGCTCGAAGCTCCTGGTCCCCACGACGATCGCCCTGGGCGCAGCCGTCGCCGTACTCTCCTCCGTCCTCCCCTACACCCTCGAACTCCTCGCCCTGCGCCGCCTCCCCGCCTCCACCTTCGCCATCCTCATGAGCCTCGAACCGGCCATCGCCGCGACCGCCGGCTTCCTCGTCCTCAACCAGGCCCTGTCCCTCACGGAGGCCTCCGCGATCGCCCTCGTCATCGCGGCGAGCATGGGCGCGGTGCGGACCCAGGTGGGGCGGGGGAAGGCGAAGGGGCTTGGCGCCGACTAG